From the genome of Streptomyces sp. NBC_01116, one region includes:
- a CDS encoding exopolysaccharide biosynthesis polyprenyl glycosylphosphotransferase produces MDALAPAVTFALVVPAPWPWLLVAVQAVAQVLLFAQRRLYGMRLSPSVLSELPALLGLTLLQWYVTMEVLAVWAPQQAIGWTVLAYGAATQTALTCAGRASVYRARRRAAVRRPLSTLVVGQGPPARQVAAALHDHPAYGLRPVGLVAPPVSGDEKQPTGSGSVPLPVLASPQEVGRAVVQNSVRHAVFTAPPESTPDGVALFALLTGHGCRVWLVTGPGAVAGLPAEGRSDHLWGFAVQPLQDGTDRPLGHGAKRAMDAVLAAVGLLLAAPVLAACALAVRLSGGPGVIFRQERVGRHGRPFVLLKFRTLRPADAQESATRWNVASDGRMSRVGRVLRRTSLDELPQLWNVLRGDMSLVGPRPERPFFVAQFSRAHPGYQARHRMPVGITGLAQVNGLRGDTSIEERARFDNRYIETWSLWQDACVLARTAGSVFRLGGS; encoded by the coding sequence GTGGACGCCCTGGCCCCGGCCGTGACGTTCGCCCTGGTCGTCCCGGCCCCGTGGCCCTGGCTGCTGGTGGCCGTCCAGGCGGTGGCACAGGTGCTGCTCTTCGCTCAACGCCGCCTGTACGGGATGCGGCTGTCCCCCTCCGTCCTCTCCGAACTCCCCGCCCTGCTCGGCCTCACCCTCCTCCAGTGGTACGTGACCATGGAGGTGCTGGCCGTCTGGGCCCCGCAGCAGGCGATCGGCTGGACGGTGCTCGCGTACGGGGCCGCCACGCAGACCGCGCTGACCTGCGCGGGACGCGCGTCCGTGTACCGGGCGCGGCGACGGGCCGCGGTCCGCCGCCCTCTGTCCACGCTGGTCGTGGGCCAGGGGCCGCCGGCCCGTCAGGTGGCGGCCGCGCTGCACGACCACCCCGCCTACGGACTGCGGCCGGTCGGTCTGGTCGCGCCCCCGGTGTCCGGGGACGAGAAGCAGCCGACGGGTTCCGGCTCCGTGCCGCTGCCGGTCCTGGCCTCGCCCCAGGAGGTGGGGCGGGCCGTCGTCCAGAACAGCGTGCGGCACGCGGTGTTCACGGCCCCGCCCGAGTCCACCCCGGACGGCGTCGCTCTCTTCGCGCTGCTCACCGGACACGGCTGCCGGGTGTGGCTGGTCACGGGTCCCGGTGCCGTCGCGGGGCTCCCGGCGGAAGGCCGCTCCGATCATCTGTGGGGCTTCGCCGTCCAGCCGCTGCAGGACGGGACGGACCGTCCTCTCGGCCACGGGGCGAAGCGGGCGATGGACGCCGTCCTGGCCGCGGTCGGGCTGCTGCTGGCGGCCCCGGTGCTGGCGGCCTGCGCCCTGGCCGTGCGGCTCTCCGGCGGGCCGGGCGTGATCTTCCGTCAGGAACGCGTCGGCCGGCACGGGCGCCCCTTCGTCCTGCTGAAGTTCCGTACGCTGCGGCCCGCCGACGCCCAGGAGTCGGCCACCCGCTGGAACGTCGCCTCCGACGGGCGGATGAGCCGGGTCGGCCGCGTGCTGCGCCGGACCTCCCTCGACGAGTTGCCGCAGCTGTGGAACGTCCTGCGCGGCGATATGAGCCTCGTCGGCCCCCGCCCCGAACGCCCCTTCTTCGTCGCGCAGTTCAGCCGCGCCCATCCCGGCTACCAGGCGCGCCACCGGATGCCCGTGGGCATCACGGGTCTCGCCCAGGTGAACGGGTTGCGCGGTGACACCTCGATCGAGGAGCGGGCCCGCTTCGACAACCGCTACATCGAGACCTGGTCGCTGTGGCAGGACGCGTGCGTGCTCGCGCGGACCGCGGGTTCCGTGTTCCGGCTCGGA
- a CDS encoding glycosyltransferase translates to MRRTEESPLTVLHLVQPVDGGVARVVTDLVRAQAGSGLRPVVACPPGSPLSLGAAAAGAEVHGWSVTRAPGPRLAREVAAARGIVRASRPHVVHAHSAKAGLAGRIAVRGRVPTVFQPHAWSFEAVGGRTAALALGWERFGARWADHILCVSESERRTGQEAGIAARWSVIHNGIDLDRFRPGGSRDRAEARASLPLLESLGRDAPLVVCVGRLTRQKGQDVLLRAWRRVPHAGARLVLVGDGPDRAGLEASAPPGVLFTGACEDVLPWIHAADVLVLPSRWEGMALAPLEAMACGRPVVMTDVNGARESLPPGHEDHCLVPPEDPEALAAALTALLIDPELREALSRRAMRHTRASFDVRRTAGAVAGLYQELVGLSGPTTRKRTER, encoded by the coding sequence ATGCGTCGTACTGAAGAAAGCCCATTGACGGTCCTTCATTTGGTTCAGCCCGTGGACGGCGGAGTGGCCCGGGTCGTCACCGATCTCGTCAGGGCCCAGGCCGGGTCCGGGCTGCGCCCGGTGGTGGCCTGCCCGCCCGGCAGCCCGCTGTCCCTCGGGGCGGCGGCCGCGGGCGCCGAGGTCCACGGCTGGTCCGTCACCCGCGCCCCCGGGCCCCGGCTGGCCCGGGAGGTGGCCGCCGCGCGCGGGATCGTCCGCGCGAGCCGCCCGCACGTGGTGCACGCCCACAGCGCCAAGGCGGGACTGGCCGGGCGGATCGCGGTACGCGGCCGGGTCCCCACCGTGTTCCAGCCGCACGCCTGGTCGTTCGAGGCCGTCGGCGGACGCACCGCGGCACTCGCGCTCGGCTGGGAGCGGTTCGGCGCACGCTGGGCCGATCACATCCTGTGCGTCAGCGAGTCCGAACGACGCACCGGACAGGAGGCGGGCATCGCCGCCCGCTGGTCGGTCATCCACAACGGCATCGACCTCGACCGTTTCCGGCCCGGCGGAAGCAGGGACCGGGCGGAGGCCCGCGCCTCGCTGCCCTTGCTGGAGAGCCTCGGCCGGGACGCCCCGCTGGTCGTCTGCGTCGGCCGGCTGACCCGGCAGAAGGGGCAGGACGTGCTGCTGCGGGCCTGGCGCCGGGTGCCGCACGCCGGGGCCCGTCTCGTCCTCGTGGGCGACGGGCCCGACCGGGCCGGGCTGGAGGCGTCGGCGCCGCCGGGCGTGCTGTTCACCGGAGCCTGCGAGGACGTGCTGCCGTGGATCCACGCGGCGGACGTCCTCGTGCTGCCCTCCCGCTGGGAGGGCATGGCGCTGGCCCCGCTGGAGGCGATGGCCTGCGGGCGCCCCGTCGTGATGACCGACGTGAACGGCGCGCGGGAGAGCCTGCCGCCCGGCCACGAGGACCACTGTCTGGTGCCTCCGGAGGATCCGGAGGCCCTGGCCGCCGCGCTGACCGCCCTGCTCATCGACCCGGAACTGCGCGAGGCGCTGTCCCGCCGGGCCATGCGCCACACCCGCGCGTCTTTCGACGTCCGACGGACCGCGGGGGCGGTCGCCGGTCTCTACCAGGAACTGGTCGGCCTGTCCGGCCCCACGACGAGGAAGCGCACCGAGCGATGA
- a CDS encoding cysteine hydrolase family protein — MSALPAPVTALLVVDVQSAFVAGDAAVPDATRLVDRVTDLVGRAREAGALVVHLQNDGPAGEPDEPGTPGWELHLPVRTGPTETVIRKSEDDGFEKTSLEAELSAAGVRALAVCGVMSEMCVLATARRALELGYRVVLPHDAHATYDIPAAPDISDVVPAAMASRVAEWALGDEVEIVAHTATVSFATPSATTRTA, encoded by the coding sequence ATGAGCGCCCTTCCCGCCCCCGTCACGGCGCTGCTCGTCGTCGACGTCCAGTCGGCGTTCGTCGCGGGGGACGCCGCCGTGCCCGACGCGACCCGGCTGGTGGACCGGGTGACGGACCTCGTCGGGCGGGCCCGGGAGGCCGGGGCACTCGTCGTCCACCTGCAGAACGACGGCCCGGCCGGAGAGCCCGACGAGCCGGGGACGCCCGGGTGGGAGCTGCACCTGCCCGTGCGCACCGGGCCGACCGAGACGGTGATCCGCAAGAGCGAGGACGACGGTTTCGAGAAGACGTCGCTGGAGGCCGAGCTGTCGGCGGCGGGCGTCCGGGCGCTCGCCGTGTGCGGGGTGATGTCGGAGATGTGCGTGCTCGCCACCGCCCGCCGGGCCCTGGAGCTGGGCTACCGGGTCGTCCTGCCCCACGACGCCCACGCCACGTACGACATTCCGGCCGCGCCGGACATCAGCGACGTGGTGCCGGCGGCGATGGCGTCACGGGTCGCGGAATGGGCTCTGGGCGACGAGGTGGAGATCGTGGCGCACACCGCGACCGTCTCTTTCGCCACTCCGTCCGCCACCACGAGAACAGCCTGA
- a CDS encoding polyprenyl synthetase family protein: protein MTLSTTSRASATQILDRCRELVRPALAESVGRLHPWHAETAAFSLGWSGTGGEAAPGSQGKGVRQALAVLGAEAAGGSAADAVPGAVAVELIHTFSLIHDDIMDGDETRRRRPTLWKAYGTGPAVLAGDALFALAVSTLAEAPGPGGAAAVRQLAGALGDLVHGQAQDLLFESRPWTGPGAVLPQEYRSMATHKTGALLGCAAALGAVLAGAPARTVEALDLAGRHVGVAFQAVDDLLGIWGDPQVTGKPVHSDLRRLKKTYPVLAALSADHPAARRLDALLTSAGPLDDPAARRAAELIGEAGGRRAALAEAHEHLAAARACLDRVPLAEGARGDLLTLIPYLVDRTG from the coding sequence ATGACGCTCTCCACGACCAGCCGGGCGAGCGCCACGCAGATACTGGACCGCTGCCGCGAGCTCGTGCGCCCGGCCCTGGCGGAGTCGGTGGGGCGGCTGCACCCCTGGCACGCGGAGACCGCGGCCTTCTCGCTGGGCTGGAGCGGGACGGGTGGCGAGGCGGCGCCCGGATCGCAGGGCAAGGGGGTCCGCCAGGCGCTCGCGGTGCTCGGCGCGGAGGCCGCGGGCGGCAGCGCGGCGGACGCGGTGCCGGGCGCGGTGGCCGTCGAGCTGATCCACACCTTCTCCCTGATCCACGACGACATCATGGACGGCGACGAGACCCGTCGGCGGCGGCCGACGCTGTGGAAGGCGTACGGCACGGGCCCGGCGGTCCTCGCGGGGGACGCGCTGTTCGCGCTGGCCGTCTCCACGCTGGCGGAGGCTCCCGGGCCGGGCGGCGCGGCGGCGGTCCGGCAACTGGCCGGCGCGCTGGGCGATCTGGTGCACGGTCAGGCGCAGGACCTGCTCTTCGAGTCCCGGCCGTGGACCGGGCCCGGGGCGGTCCTGCCGCAGGAGTACCGGTCGATGGCCACCCACAAGACGGGCGCCCTGCTCGGTTGCGCCGCCGCCCTGGGCGCGGTGCTGGCCGGCGCCCCGGCGCGCACCGTCGAGGCGCTGGACCTGGCGGGGCGGCATGTGGGGGTGGCGTTCCAGGCGGTGGACGACCTGCTCGGGATCTGGGGCGATCCGCAGGTGACCGGCAAGCCGGTGCACAGCGATCTGCGGCGGCTGAAGAAGACGTACCCGGTGCTCGCGGCCCTGTCCGCCGACCACCCGGCGGCCCGGCGTCTCGACGCGCTCCTCACCTCCGCCGGGCCGCTCGACGACCCCGCGGCGCGCCGTGCGGCCGAGCTGATCGGCGAGGCCGGCGGACGGCGGGCCGCGCTGGCCGAGGCGCACGAGCACCTGGCGGCGGCCCGCGCCTGTCTGGACCGGGTGCCGCTGGCGGAGGGCGCGCGCGGGGATCTGCTCACCCTGATCCCGTACCTCGTGGACCGCACCGGCTGA
- a CDS encoding tetratricopeptide repeat protein, translated as MQTKALAPEYQGALTKMSVNASLTDVLAEGVRHLRQAEISGSQEEVARSGLAVAEAHRRLGQVAEADRAWKASYRAARTAGNTGAMAWALWSGGTLARQRGSLRLAFRLLGLAAELGKRGGDVVARGYSLAGLAETGRIQGDYATVATLHEQLLAEARARGEARHTVWALEGIAQIHRNTGSLDTALEMFEEAAALAGDADDRRGRAWALRGIADIVSLRDGATGRALDLLSEAEVTCREMNLSSALAYNHKMRANVLFRAGRYEEAREVYKQALGEFRAMDEPRGEALASLGLVKARARLGRDRDATAAELDELRGRLSRIGLLNAQEMVEKAYAELGVEPASAGERDGRR; from the coding sequence ATGCAGACCAAGGCACTGGCGCCCGAGTACCAGGGAGCACTCACCAAGATGTCGGTGAACGCCTCCCTCACCGACGTACTGGCCGAAGGCGTACGCCACTTGAGGCAGGCCGAGATCTCCGGATCGCAGGAGGAGGTGGCGCGTTCGGGCCTCGCCGTGGCCGAGGCGCACCGCAGGCTCGGACAGGTCGCGGAGGCCGACCGGGCCTGGAAGGCCAGCTACCGGGCCGCGCGGACGGCCGGGAACACCGGGGCGATGGCGTGGGCGCTGTGGAGCGGGGGCACGCTGGCACGCCAACGCGGTTCGCTGCGCCTCGCGTTCAGGCTGCTCGGTCTCGCCGCGGAGCTGGGGAAGCGGGGCGGCGACGTGGTCGCCCGCGGCTATTCGCTGGCCGGCCTCGCCGAGACCGGACGGATCCAGGGCGACTACGCGACCGTCGCGACGCTGCACGAACAACTGCTGGCCGAGGCCCGTGCCCGGGGCGAGGCCCGGCACACTGTCTGGGCCCTGGAGGGCATCGCGCAGATCCACCGCAACACCGGTTCGCTGGACACGGCGTTGGAGATGTTCGAGGAGGCGGCCGCCCTGGCGGGCGACGCGGACGACCGGCGGGGCCGGGCCTGGGCCCTGCGCGGCATCGCCGACATCGTCTCCCTCCGGGACGGGGCGACCGGGCGCGCCCTCGACCTGCTCTCCGAGGCCGAGGTCACCTGCCGCGAGATGAACCTCTCCAGCGCCCTGGCGTACAACCACAAGATGCGGGCCAACGTGCTCTTCCGGGCCGGGCGTTACGAGGAGGCGCGCGAGGTCTACAAGCAGGCGCTCGGGGAGTTCCGCGCGATGGACGAGCCGCGGGGCGAGGCGCTCGCCTCGCTCGGCCTGGTCAAGGCCCGGGCCAGGCTCGGCCGGGACCGCGACGCCACCGCCGCCGAGCTGGACGAACTGCGCGGCAGGCTGAGCCGGATCGGGCTGCTCAACGCCCAGGAGATGGTCGAGAAGGCGTACGCGGAACTCGGCGTGGAACCGGCCTCCGCGGGCGAGAGGGACGGCCGCCGATGA
- a CDS encoding TetR/AcrR family transcriptional regulator: MTGSAAGADTRTKLLEGALRTLAEQGIAKTSARSVAASAGVNQALVFYHFGSVDELLAAACRYGAEQRVARYRDRLAAVTSLAGLLKCGRELHEEERAGGHVAFLAQVLAGAQTQPRLAPATAAGLGLWTAEIEKALTRILADSPLGEFTDPAGLARAVTGSFVGLELYEGVDPAGAGRAFDALEQLAALAGVLDELGPVARRAVRHRLRRTGSA, from the coding sequence GTGACGGGGAGCGCGGCGGGGGCGGACACCCGGACGAAGCTCCTGGAGGGCGCGCTGCGCACCCTCGCCGAGCAGGGGATCGCCAAGACGTCGGCCCGCTCGGTGGCGGCCTCGGCCGGGGTCAACCAGGCACTGGTCTTCTACCACTTCGGCTCGGTCGACGAGCTGTTGGCGGCGGCCTGCCGGTACGGCGCGGAGCAGCGGGTGGCCCGGTACCGCGACCGGCTCGCCGCCGTCACCTCCCTCGCCGGGCTGCTGAAGTGCGGGCGCGAGCTGCACGAGGAGGAGCGGGCCGGCGGCCATGTCGCCTTCCTCGCGCAGGTGCTCGCGGGAGCGCAGACCCAGCCGAGGCTCGCGCCCGCGACCGCCGCCGGACTCGGCCTGTGGACCGCCGAGATCGAGAAGGCCCTCACCCGGATCCTGGCGGACTCGCCGCTGGGCGAGTTCACCGACCCGGCGGGCCTGGCCCGGGCGGTGACGGGGTCGTTCGTGGGCCTGGAGCTGTACGAGGGCGTCGACCCCGCGGGGGCCGGGCGCGCCTTCGACGCGCTGGAGCAGCTCGCCGCGCTGGCCGGGGTGCTGGACGAGCTCGGCCCGGTCGCCCGGCGCGCCGTGCGCCACCGGCTGCGGCGCACGGGGAGTGCGTGA
- a CDS encoding DUF4166 domain-containing protein has translation MTSIFARAMGDDFARLHPQLRRRFSVGLESGEACVGRGSMDRIWHGRAFVKPFLALGATRNILVPRTGRDVPFTIENVPYTDAHGRETVTFVRTFALPGGPRRFDATMVHSPERSCVLDYLGTHQHLATDLRLTAEPDGSLLIRSGEHRFREGPVDVRVPRLIGGDAEVRESFDDATGRFRIRVAVTNRRFGPLFGYEGTFRARYVDALRHGVRAGLRPVREEARA, from the coding sequence GTGACCTCGATATTCGCCCGTGCGATGGGAGACGACTTCGCCCGGCTCCACCCGCAGTTGCGACGGCGCTTCTCGGTCGGCCTGGAGAGCGGGGAGGCGTGCGTCGGGCGCGGTTCCATGGACCGGATCTGGCACGGCCGGGCGTTCGTGAAGCCGTTCCTCGCGCTCGGCGCCACGCGCAACATCCTGGTGCCGAGAACCGGCCGCGACGTCCCGTTCACCATCGAGAACGTGCCCTACACCGACGCCCACGGCCGGGAGACCGTGACCTTCGTCCGGACCTTCGCCCTGCCGGGCGGTCCGCGCCGCTTCGACGCCACGATGGTGCACAGCCCCGAGCGCTCCTGTGTGCTGGACTACCTCGGCACCCACCAGCACCTGGCCACCGACCTGCGGCTCACCGCGGAGCCCGACGGTTCCCTGCTCATCCGTTCCGGGGAACACCGCTTCCGCGAGGGGCCCGTCGACGTCCGGGTGCCCCGGCTGATCGGGGGCGACGCCGAGGTCCGCGAGTCCTTCGACGACGCCACGGGCCGCTTCCGCATCCGGGTGGCGGTGACCAACCGCCGCTTCGGCCCGCTGTTCGGGTACGAGGGAACGTTCCGCGCCCGCTATGTCGACGCCCTGCGCCACGGCGTACGGGCGGGTCTGCGCCCGGTCCGCGAAGAGGCGCGGGCGTGA